A region from the Spea bombifrons isolate aSpeBom1 chromosome 7, aSpeBom1.2.pri, whole genome shotgun sequence genome encodes:
- the ARL6IP1 gene encoding ADP-ribosylation factor-like protein 6-interacting protein 1 — MLGAAIYAESSRSRQVLVRSSGEAEIMAEGDNRSTNQLAAETASLEEHFRGWGDVILVIDRVLRWEKPWFPAVVMGAVSFVFLLIYYLDPSVLSGVSCFVMLLCLADYLVPTLAPRVFGFKEWTTEQQQRFHEICSNLVKTRRRLIGWWKRLFVLKEEKPKMYFMSMISALAAVAWIGQQVHNLFLTYLIASFLLLLPGLNKHGIITKYVGMGKREINKLLKLKEKKNE; from the exons ATGCTGGGAGCTGCTATTTATGCAGAAAGCAGCCGATCGCGGCAGGTACTTGTGCGTTCGTCGGGAGAGGCAGAGATAATGGCAGAGGGGGATAACCGGAGCACGAACCAGCTG GCTGCAGAGACTGCCAGCCTCGAGGAACATTTCAGAGGATGGGGTGACGTCATTCTGGTCATTGATCGTGTTCTTCGTTGGGAGAAGCCATGGTTTCCAGCCGTTGTGATGGGAGCGgtgtcttttgtgttttt GCTGATTTACTACTTGGACCCTTCTGTCCTCTCCGGGGTGTCCTGCTTTGTCATGCTCCTGTGCCTGGCGGACTACCTGGTCCCAACTCTTGCTCCCAGGGTTTTTGGCTTCAAAGAGTG GACCACTGAGCAGCAACAAAGATTTCACGAGATCTGCAGCAACCTGGTGAAAACTCGCAGAAGGCTCATCGGTTGGTGGAAACGTCTCTTTGTCCTGAAAGAGGAAAAACCCAAAATG TACTTCATGTCTATGATATCTGCTCTTGCTGCGGTTGCTTGGATTGGACAACAGGTTCATAACCTTTTCCTCACATACCTTATCG CGAGCTTCTTGCTGTTGCTTCCCGGTCTCAACAAACATGGAATAATCACGAAATATGTCGGAATGGGAAAGCGAGAAATCAACAAACTCCTGAAACTCAAGGAAAAGAAGAACGAATGA